A portion of the Nitratidesulfovibrio termitidis HI1 genome contains these proteins:
- a CDS encoding NAD-dependent succinate-semialdehyde dehydrogenase, whose product MLRNPELMHQACYIDGAWVGADSGATLSVHNPANGETLGAVPACGKAETARAIAAAAAAWPEWRAMTALQRADIMLRWRDLIMQNQDDLAKLMTLEQGKPLPEARGEIGFACSFLRWFAEEARRMYGDIVPAPWKGKRILVTREPVGVVGVITPWNFPTAMIGRKVGAAFAAGCPVVIKPASQTPYSALALAGLAEQAGVPKGVFNVLTGSAREIGGELTGNPAVRKVSFTGSTEVGKQLIRQCSDTVKKVSMELGGNAPFLIFDDADIDLAIVGAMASKYRNTGQTCICANRFYVQAGVYDEFVQKLTVAVSALKVGNGLDDGVTQGPLIDDKALAKVEAQVKDALGKGGTLVCGGHRHSLGGNFFEPTVIADATPAMAFAREETFGPLAPVFRFKTEAEAVAMANDTEFGLAAYTYTRDLGTAFRVSEALEYGLVGVNESLISTCEAPFGGVKESGMGREGSRHGLDDYTVIKYTCIGGLGG is encoded by the coding sequence ATGTTACGCAATCCCGAACTGATGCATCAGGCATGCTACATCGACGGCGCGTGGGTCGGCGCCGACAGCGGCGCGACCCTTTCCGTGCACAACCCCGCCAACGGCGAAACGCTGGGCGCCGTTCCCGCGTGCGGCAAGGCGGAAACGGCGCGCGCCATTGCGGCGGCGGCCGCCGCGTGGCCGGAATGGCGGGCCATGACCGCGCTGCAACGGGCAGACATCATGCTGCGCTGGCGCGACCTGATCATGCAGAACCAGGACGACCTGGCGAAGCTGATGACCCTGGAACAGGGCAAGCCCCTGCCCGAAGCGCGCGGCGAAATCGGCTTCGCGTGCAGCTTTCTGCGCTGGTTCGCCGAAGAAGCCCGCCGCATGTACGGCGACATCGTGCCTGCCCCCTGGAAGGGCAAGCGCATCCTGGTCACCCGCGAGCCGGTGGGGGTGGTCGGCGTCATCACCCCGTGGAACTTCCCCACGGCCATGATCGGCCGCAAGGTGGGCGCGGCCTTTGCCGCCGGGTGCCCGGTGGTCATCAAGCCCGCCAGCCAGACCCCGTATTCCGCACTGGCCCTGGCCGGGCTGGCCGAGCAGGCCGGCGTGCCCAAGGGCGTGTTCAACGTGCTGACCGGCTCCGCGCGCGAGATCGGCGGTGAGCTGACCGGCAACCCCGCCGTGCGCAAGGTAAGCTTCACCGGCTCCACCGAAGTGGGCAAGCAGTTGATCCGCCAGTGCTCGGACACGGTCAAGAAGGTGTCCATGGAGCTTGGCGGCAACGCGCCGTTTCTCATCTTCGACGATGCGGACATCGACCTCGCCATAGTGGGGGCCATGGCCAGCAAGTATCGCAACACCGGCCAGACCTGCATCTGCGCCAACCGCTTCTACGTGCAGGCGGGCGTGTACGACGAGTTCGTGCAAAAGCTGACCGTTGCCGTTTCCGCCCTGAAGGTGGGCAACGGCCTTGACGACGGCGTGACCCAGGGGCCGCTCATCGACGACAAGGCCCTGGCCAAGGTCGAGGCACAGGTAAAGGATGCCCTGGGCAAGGGCGGCACGCTGGTCTGCGGCGGCCACCGCCACAGCCTTGGGGGCAACTTCTTCGAGCCCACCGTCATCGCGGACGCCACCCCGGCCATGGCCTTCGCCAGGGAAGAAACCTTCGGCCCGCTGGCGCCGGTGTTCCGGTTCAAGACCGAGGCCGAGGCCGTCGCCATGGCCAACGACACGGAATTCGGCCTTGCCGCCTACACCTATACCCGCGACCTCGGCACCGCCTTCCGGGTGTCCGAGGCGCTGGAATACGGACTGGTCGGCGTGAATGAAAGCCTCATCTCCACCTGCGAGGCCCCCTTCGGCGGCGTGAAGGAAAGCGGCATGGGCCGTGAGGGATCGCGCCACGGCCTCGATGATTACACCGTCATCAAGTATACCTGCATAGGCGGTCTTGGCGGTTAG
- a CDS encoding sigma-54 interaction domain-containing protein, whose amino-acid sequence MLSEYFHQLLDTFKDAICITDHEGIIVYLNRRYGELTGFPPEGLVGKSVIEMMRHGVFDTVLNPEIVKTRQGTTSIQNISNGRKLFLDGSPILDRDGKVVYVITFMRDVTTLMELKRELASQKELLDTFQSLSSASPERTENYPLMLHSTVMRKLCDQLAGIAETDATVLLLGDTGVGKDVLARRLHAVSPRAGKPFIKADCASIPANLIETELFGYTPGTFSGGNRHGKMGLIEAATGGTLFLDEIGELPMPMQSRLLRLLQDREVMRVGSTTSARVDVRIVAATNKDLEREVRDGSFRSDLYYRLKVAVIRIPPLRQRKADIVPLAQGFLKFYCAKYRRSLTLSDDAEDALREHHWPGNVRELENLMQGLVVTCQLGAIEARDLPFARPASSRPDVGREAGTGLEIEGRSFKDIMHELEGRVLRQALARYGTIAEVAKQFGVDRSTIFRKLKGWED is encoded by the coding sequence ATGCTTTCGGAATACTTCCACCAGTTGCTGGACACCTTCAAGGACGCCATCTGCATCACCGACCATGAGGGGATCATCGTCTACCTCAACCGGCGGTATGGCGAACTGACAGGCTTTCCCCCGGAAGGGTTGGTCGGCAAATCCGTCATCGAAATGATGCGCCACGGCGTGTTCGACACAGTGCTGAACCCCGAGATCGTCAAGACCCGCCAGGGCACCACTTCCATCCAGAACATCTCCAACGGGCGCAAGCTGTTTCTCGACGGCAGCCCCATCCTCGACCGGGACGGCAAGGTGGTCTACGTGATCACCTTCATGCGCGACGTGACCACCCTGATGGAACTGAAGCGCGAACTGGCCTCGCAAAAGGAACTGCTGGACACCTTCCAGAGCCTCAGCAGCGCAAGTCCCGAACGCACCGAAAACTACCCGCTGATGCTGCACAGCACGGTCATGCGCAAGCTCTGCGACCAGCTTGCGGGCATTGCCGAGACCGACGCCACCGTGCTGCTGCTGGGTGACACGGGCGTGGGCAAGGACGTGCTGGCCCGTCGCCTGCACGCCGTCAGCCCGCGCGCGGGCAAGCCCTTCATCAAGGCGGACTGCGCCAGCATTCCGGCCAATCTCATCGAAACGGAATTGTTCGGCTACACGCCTGGCACCTTCTCCGGCGGCAACCGGCACGGCAAGATGGGCCTCATCGAGGCGGCCACCGGGGGTACCCTGTTCCTCGACGAAATCGGCGAACTGCCCATGCCCATGCAGTCGCGCCTGCTGCGCCTGCTGCAGGACCGCGAGGTGATGCGCGTGGGTTCCACCACGTCCGCCCGGGTGGACGTGCGCATCGTGGCGGCCACCAACAAGGATCTTGAAAGGGAGGTGCGCGACGGCAGCTTTCGCAGCGACCTCTACTACCGCCTGAAAGTGGCGGTCATCCGCATTCCTCCATTGCGCCAACGCAAGGCGGACATCGTGCCCCTGGCGCAGGGGTTCCTGAAATTCTACTGCGCGAAATACCGCCGCAGCCTCACCCTTTCGGACGACGCCGAAGACGCCCTGCGCGAGCACCACTGGCCGGGCAACGTGCGCGAACTGGAAAACCTGATGCAAGGGCTGGTGGTCACCTGCCAGCTCGGCGCCATAGAGGCGCGCGACCTGCCCTTCGCCCGGCCCGCTTCGTCCAGGCCCGATGTTGGCCGCGAAGCCGGAACCGGATTGGAAATCGAGGGGCGCAGCTTCAAGGACATCATGCACGAACTCGAAGGGCGCGTGCTGCGCCAGGCGCTGGCCCGCTACGGCACCATCGCCGAGGTGGCCAAACAGTTCGGCGTGGACCGCAGCACCATCTTCCGCAAGCTCAAGGGCTGGGAAGACTGA
- a CDS encoding IMP cyclohydrolase — MEFLPIKRALMSATDKSGLADFAAFLAGNGVELVSTGGTRRMLEGAGLKVTPVSRVTGFPEILGGRVKTLHPHIHGGVLADKDNPEHVATLRELGIAPFDLICVNLYDFATAAAKGLDLRQAVEEIDIGGPCMLRAAAKNYHSILVLPSPAFYGRAMEEMRANSMRVGLEFRREMSVLTFAATAAYDRMIADYLAAAAR, encoded by the coding sequence ATGGAGTTCCTGCCCATCAAACGGGCGCTCATGAGCGCCACGGACAAGAGCGGCCTGGCCGACTTCGCGGCCTTTCTGGCGGGCAACGGCGTGGAACTCGTCTCCACCGGCGGCACGCGCCGCATGCTCGAAGGCGCGGGGCTGAAGGTCACCCCCGTCAGCCGCGTGACCGGCTTTCCCGAAATCCTCGGGGGCCGGGTAAAGACGCTGCACCCGCACATCCACGGCGGCGTGCTGGCCGACAAGGACAACCCGGAACACGTGGCGACGCTGCGCGAACTGGGCATTGCCCCGTTCGACCTCATCTGTGTGAACCTGTACGACTTCGCCACCGCCGCGGCCAAGGGGCTGGACCTCAGGCAGGCCGTGGAGGAAATCGACATCGGCGGCCCGTGCATGCTGCGCGCCGCGGCCAAGAACTACCACTCCATCCTCGTGCTGCCCTCTCCCGCGTTCTACGGGCGGGCCATGGAGGAAATGCGCGCCAATTCCATGCGCGTGGGGCTGGAGTTCCGGCGCGAGATGTCGGTGCTCACCTTTGCCGCCACGGCGGCCTATGACCGGATGATCGCCGATTATCTGGCCGCTGCGGCCCGTTAG
- the hflX gene encoding GTPase HflX, with translation MTQAHHISFRQRRSTPIAKVLGNTQGLKPSHVKALTRLYQRRFPSVGGYAHEQARELAALSRSVGRQVAVLIDRQGRVAMVLVGDTGAITIPELPRARTGTGRLRGLRLLHTHLGPDLLSQEDLMDLLFLRLDGFGVLTVNEWGEPLTFQHAHLLPQPEDGKAYRVHPAQPWDRVDTDVVAQVEALEAEMARAASDARAVAPARARGAAATAAGAVPQGRSHAEHIAHTAALAAEEEGPAAVLVSVSTAPRPLQELNLAELTELARTAGVRCAGTLIQRVPSLNPKFILGKGKLAELEVLALQGNATMIIFDGELSPAQLRNLADVTERKVLDRTQLILDIFAQHATTRAGKLQVEMAQLKYTQPRLVGKNRAMDRLMGGIGGRGPGETKLETDRRRIRDRIGRIKDELESLRRQRAYARARRAKQRVPLASLVGYTNAGKSTLLNALTNSAVLAENKLFATLDPTTRRLRFPHERELILADTVGFIRNLPKELLEAFRATLEELEAADLLIHVADAGHPELDRQLGAVDTILTDMELHEVPRLLVLNKWDTLDEETREALRAVHPDAITLSAATRQGLDELVASIAARIDWERDLRPCGKRTGKSSGGNAGDAWDGQDGDQCLPDEESHADEANTDEADAPYDWPEMESDRLN, from the coding sequence ATGACCCAGGCGCACCACATCTCATTCCGCCAGCGCAGGAGCACTCCCATCGCCAAGGTTCTCGGCAACACCCAGGGGCTCAAGCCCAGCCACGTCAAGGCCCTGACCCGCCTGTACCAGCGCCGCTTCCCGTCCGTGGGGGGCTATGCGCACGAGCAGGCCCGCGAACTGGCCGCCCTGTCCCGCAGCGTGGGGCGGCAGGTGGCCGTGCTCATCGACCGGCAGGGCCGCGTGGCCATGGTGCTGGTGGGCGACACCGGGGCCATCACCATTCCGGAACTGCCCCGCGCCCGCACCGGCACGGGCCGCCTGCGCGGCCTGCGGCTGCTGCACACCCACCTCGGGCCGGACCTGCTTTCGCAGGAAGACCTGATGGACCTGCTGTTCCTGCGGCTGGACGGCTTTGGCGTGCTTACCGTGAACGAATGGGGCGAACCGCTGACCTTCCAGCACGCCCACCTGCTGCCACAGCCAGAGGACGGCAAGGCCTACCGGGTGCACCCGGCCCAGCCATGGGACCGCGTGGATACCGACGTGGTGGCCCAGGTGGAGGCGCTTGAAGCCGAAATGGCCCGCGCCGCCAGCGACGCGCGCGCCGTGGCCCCCGCCCGTGCGCGCGGCGCTGCCGCAACCGCCGCCGGGGCCGTGCCGCAGGGCCGCAGCCATGCCGAACACATCGCCCACACCGCCGCCCTTGCCGCCGAGGAAGAAGGCCCCGCCGCAGTGCTGGTCAGCGTCTCCACGGCCCCCCGGCCCTTGCAGGAACTGAATCTGGCCGAGCTGACCGAACTGGCCCGCACCGCCGGGGTGCGCTGCGCGGGCACCCTGATCCAGCGCGTGCCCTCGCTGAACCCAAAGTTCATCCTGGGCAAGGGCAAGCTGGCAGAACTGGAGGTGCTGGCCCTGCAGGGCAACGCCACCATGATCATCTTTGACGGCGAACTTTCTCCGGCCCAGTTGCGCAACCTGGCCGACGTCACCGAACGCAAGGTGCTGGATCGCACCCAGCTGATCCTGGACATCTTTGCCCAGCACGCCACCACCCGCGCGGGCAAGTTGCAGGTGGAAATGGCCCAGCTGAAGTACACCCAGCCCCGCCTGGTGGGGAAAAACCGCGCCATGGACCGCCTGATGGGCGGCATCGGCGGGCGCGGCCCCGGTGAAACCAAGCTGGAAACCGACCGCCGCCGCATCCGCGACCGCATCGGACGCATCAAGGACGAACTGGAATCGCTGCGCCGCCAGCGCGCCTACGCCCGCGCCCGGCGCGCCAAGCAGCGGGTGCCGCTGGCCTCGCTGGTGGGCTACACCAACGCGGGCAAGTCCACCCTGCTCAACGCCCTGACCAACAGCGCGGTGCTGGCCGAAAACAAGCTGTTCGCCACGCTGGACCCCACCACCCGCCGCCTGCGCTTTCCGCACGAGCGCGAACTGATTCTTGCCGACACCGTGGGCTTCATCCGCAACCTGCCAAAGGAACTTCTGGAAGCCTTCCGCGCCACGCTGGAGGAACTGGAGGCGGCGGACCTGCTGATCCACGTGGCCGACGCGGGCCATCCTGAACTGGACCGGCAATTGGGCGCGGTGGACACCATCCTCACCGACATGGAACTGCACGAGGTGCCGCGCCTGCTGGTGCTGAACAAATGGGACACTCTGGACGAGGAAACGCGCGAAGCCCTGCGCGCCGTGCACCCCGACGCCATCACCCTGTCCGCCGCCACGCGGCAGGGGCTGGACGAACTGGTGGCGTCCATTGCCGCCCGCATCGACTGGGAACGCGATCTGCGCCCCTGCGGCAAGCGGACGGGCAAGAGCAGCGGCGGGAATGCTGGTGACGCATGGGATGGACAGGACGGGGACCAGTGCCTTCCGGACGAAGAGAGCCACGCGGATGAAGCGAACACCGATGAAGCAGACGCCCCATACGACTGGCCGGAAATGGAATCGGACCGGCTGAACTGA
- a CDS encoding FAD-dependent oxidoreductase, which produces MSTHVVVIGAVALGPKAACRFKRLAPDAKVTMIDQSPRISYGGCGIPYFVSGEVNNIDALQATPYNVVRDPEFFRVNKDVDVLTETRAVSIDRAAKTVLVEHLRTGEQQTLSYDKLVLALGSRANRPPVEGLDLAGVTAATNLEEAEIIRNSVASGTVNHAVIVGGGFIGLEMAVALADMWGIGVTVVELADRLMPGFLSSTLTRMVRHDLEKNGVTVLTGEKVVRLEGEDGAVARVVTDKRTIDAELVIMAAGVSPNTAIAKAAGLETDPRGALIVNDRMQTSDPDIYSGGDCVTIPNLITGKPGFFPLGSMANRQGRVVGTNLAGGDATFPGAVGSWVVKLFEISACGAGLTIETALREGFDAINVHVEQFDRAHFFPEKTIMSLELVVEKATRRVLGIQGVSTLGDALTARINAVATMLADKPTIEDISNAEIVYSPPFASAMDILNVAGNVAENILEGRARVIDPEEFERLWNERASNDTVCFIDTRLSGNAVPLMEKYPDHWKNIPEEQIHDRLGEVPTDRTVVLVCNTGLRAYDAQLMLAKEGVTNTVSVQGGMVAMHKIGADI; this is translated from the coding sequence ATGTCCACGCACGTCGTCGTCATCGGGGCAGTCGCCCTTGGCCCCAAGGCCGCCTGCCGGTTCAAGCGCCTCGCCCCCGACGCCAAGGTCACCATGATCGACCAGTCGCCGCGCATTTCCTACGGCGGCTGCGGCATTCCCTATTTTGTCTCGGGAGAGGTCAACAACATCGACGCGCTGCAGGCCACCCCCTACAACGTGGTGCGCGACCCCGAATTCTTCCGCGTCAACAAGGACGTGGACGTGCTGACGGAAACCCGCGCCGTGTCCATCGACCGCGCGGCAAAGACCGTGCTGGTGGAGCACCTGCGCACGGGCGAACAGCAGACCCTTTCCTATGACAAGCTGGTGCTGGCGCTGGGCAGCCGGGCCAACCGCCCCCCCGTGGAAGGGCTGGACCTTGCGGGCGTGACCGCCGCCACCAACCTGGAAGAAGCCGAAATCATCCGCAATTCCGTGGCTTCGGGCACGGTGAACCATGCCGTCATCGTGGGCGGCGGGTTCATCGGCCTGGAAATGGCCGTGGCCCTGGCCGACATGTGGGGCATCGGCGTGACCGTGGTGGAACTGGCCGACCGGCTCATGCCGGGCTTTTTGTCCTCCACCCTTACCCGCATGGTGCGCCACGACCTTGAGAAGAACGGCGTCACCGTGCTGACGGGCGAGAAGGTGGTGCGGCTGGAAGGCGAGGACGGCGCCGTGGCCCGTGTGGTGACCGACAAGCGCACCATCGATGCGGAACTGGTGATCATGGCTGCCGGGGTGTCGCCCAACACGGCCATCGCCAAGGCGGCCGGGCTGGAAACCGACCCGCGCGGCGCGCTGATCGTCAACGACCGCATGCAGACCAGCGACCCGGACATCTATTCCGGCGGCGACTGCGTGACCATCCCCAACCTGATCACCGGCAAGCCCGGCTTCTTTCCGCTGGGGTCCATGGCCAACCGCCAGGGCCGCGTGGTGGGCACCAATCTGGCGGGCGGCGACGCCACCTTCCCCGGTGCGGTGGGCAGTTGGGTGGTCAAGCTGTTCGAAATCTCGGCCTGCGGCGCGGGCCTGACCATCGAAACCGCCCTGCGTGAAGGCTTTGACGCCATCAACGTGCACGTGGAGCAGTTCGACCGGGCGCACTTCTTCCCGGAAAAGACCATCATGTCGCTGGAACTGGTGGTGGAAAAGGCCACCCGCCGGGTGCTGGGCATCCAGGGCGTATCCACTCTGGGCGACGCGCTGACCGCGCGCATCAACGCCGTGGCCACCATGCTGGCCGACAAGCCCACCATCGAGGACATCAGCAACGCCGAAATCGTGTACTCGCCGCCGTTCGCCTCGGCCATGGACATCCTGAACGTGGCGGGCAACGTGGCCGAGAACATCCTTGAGGGCCGCGCCAGGGTCATCGACCCCGAAGAATTCGAACGGCTGTGGAACGAGCGCGCCAGCAACGACACGGTGTGCTTCATCGACACGCGCCTTTCCGGCAACGCCGTGCCACTCATGGAAAAGTACCCCGACCACTGGAAGAACATCCCCGAGGAGCAGATTCACGACAGGCTGGGCGAAGTGCCCACCGACCGCACCGTGGTGCTGGTGTGCAACACCGGGCTGCGCGCCTACGACGCCCAGCTCATGCTGGCCAAGGAAGGCGTGACCAACACGGTCAGCGTACAGGGCGGCATGGTGGCCATGCACAAGATCGGGGCGGATATCTAG
- a CDS encoding DMT family transporter, which yields MRPVDLFRLLLLAAIWGASFLFMRLVAPALGPLLTAEMRVLLAGLALFAWFRATGADLGLRAHWRFFVIVGTVNSGVPFALFAYAALHIPAAYSAVLNATAPLFGVICAAIWLHERVTPARIAGLALGIAGVAVMVGVGPVQPTPQVLLAVGAGLAAPLCYGLAATYIKLHGAGIRPGAVAAGSQLGAALTLLPLLPVLPLWPAPAMHNPALLTPLVLACIVSLALVCGAVAYLLYFRLVEDTGPARALTVTLLIPVFGMGWGALFLGERITPAMAAGAACIVAGLVLLLDLRQLFRGRVTA from the coding sequence ATGCGTCCCGTCGATCTGTTTCGCCTGTTGCTGCTGGCCGCCATCTGGGGGGCGTCGTTCCTGTTCATGCGGCTGGTGGCCCCTGCGCTGGGGCCGCTGCTGACCGCCGAGATGCGCGTGCTGCTGGCGGGCCTGGCCCTGTTCGCCTGGTTTCGCGCCACCGGTGCGGACCTGGGGCTGCGTGCCCACTGGCGCTTCTTCGTCATCGTGGGCACGGTGAACTCCGGCGTGCCCTTTGCCCTGTTCGCCTATGCCGCGTTGCACATTCCGGCGGCCTATTCCGCCGTGCTCAACGCCACCGCGCCCCTGTTCGGGGTGATCTGCGCGGCAATATGGCTGCACGAGCGCGTCACGCCCGCCCGCATCGCCGGGCTGGCGCTGGGCATTGCCGGGGTGGCCGTCATGGTGGGGGTGGGGCCGGTGCAACCGACGCCCCAGGTACTGCTGGCCGTGGGCGCCGGGCTGGCCGCGCCGCTGTGCTACGGCCTTGCCGCCACCTACATCAAGCTGCACGGCGCGGGCATCCGCCCCGGTGCGGTGGCCGCTGGCAGCCAACTGGGCGCGGCGCTGACCCTGCTGCCCCTGCTGCCCGTGCTGCCCCTGTGGCCTGCGCCCGCCATGCACAACCCTGCCCTGCTCACGCCGCTGGTGTTGGCCTGCATCGTTAGCCTGGCCCTGGTCTGCGGGGCCGTGGCCTACCTGCTGTACTTCCGGCTGGTGGAAGATACCGGCCCGGCCCGTGCGCTTACCGTCACGCTGCTCATTCCCGTGTTCGGCATGGGCTGGGGCGCGCTGTTCCTGGGTGAACGCATCACCCCGGCCATGGCCGCCGGAGCCGCGTGCATCGTGGCGGGACTCGTGCTGCTGCTGGACCTGCGCCAGTTGTTCCGGGGGCGGGTGACGGCATGA
- a CDS encoding methylated-DNA--[protein]-cysteine S-methyltransferase gives MEKRTRRAYVAVMDTPIRHTAADPVAAVTAVTGSSGVTGSTGTTCAAGAPEVAPRSDDPRLALVRAACATLRERAEPVPLAEVAGAAGLSPGHFQRVFTRLVGVSPRVYQQACREQRLRGALERGVPVAEAIYEAGFGSPSRVYEDAHGMLGMTPARYRKGAPGQQLAVAAAQTSLGWLVMAATEDGVCAIDIGDDREALLSGLQRRFPRAELHTPSDAVRQWLGTVVAFVEHGGAHPALPLDVRGTAFQHAVWSALRELSPGTTLGYAQLAARIGRPTAVRAVAAACARNPVAVVVPCHRVLGRDGALTGYRWGVDRKAELLRRESARMPSG, from the coding sequence ATGGAAAAGCGCACGCGGCGGGCCTATGTTGCCGTCATGGACACGCCCATCCGCCATACCGCCGCCGATCCGGTGGCCGCCGTGACCGCCGTGACAGGGTCATCTGGCGTGACAGGTTCAACTGGCACGACCTGCGCCGCTGGCGCGCCAGAGGTTGCTCCCAGGTCCGACGACCCGCGCCTGGCGCTGGTCCGCGCCGCCTGCGCCACCCTGCGCGAACGTGCCGAGCCGGTGCCCCTGGCGGAAGTGGCCGGGGCGGCGGGGCTGAGCCCCGGCCACTTCCAGCGGGTGTTCACCCGGCTGGTGGGGGTTTCGCCGCGCGTCTACCAGCAGGCCTGCCGTGAACAGCGCCTGCGCGGTGCGCTGGAGCGGGGCGTGCCCGTGGCCGAGGCCATCTACGAGGCCGGGTTCGGTTCGCCGAGCCGGGTCTACGAAGATGCGCACGGCATGCTGGGCATGACCCCGGCCCGCTACCGCAAGGGTGCGCCCGGCCAGCAACTGGCCGTGGCCGCCGCGCAGACCTCGCTGGGTTGGCTGGTCATGGCCGCCACGGAGGACGGCGTGTGCGCCATCGACATCGGCGATGACCGCGAGGCGCTGCTTTCCGGCCTGCAACGCCGCTTTCCCCGTGCCGAGTTGCACACCCCGAGCGATGCGGTGCGCCAATGGCTGGGCACCGTGGTGGCCTTCGTCGAGCATGGCGGCGCGCACCCCGCGCTACCGCTGGACGTGCGCGGCACAGCCTTTCAGCATGCGGTATGGAGCGCCCTGCGCGAACTGTCCCCCGGCACGACGCTGGGCTACGCCCAGCTTGCCGCCCGCATTGGCAGGCCCACGGCCGTGCGCGCCGTGGCCGCCGCCTGTGCCCGCAACCCCGTGGCCGTGGTGGTGCCGTGCCACCGCGTGCTGGGGCGCGACGGCGCGCTTACCGGCTACCGTTGGGGGGTGGATCGAAAAGCCGAACTGCTGCGCCGCGAATCCGCCCGAATGCCCAGCGGGTGA
- a CDS encoding ThiF family adenylyltransferase, translated as MDSADMLRAALERAAISGTLPDGSPVRILPHGTVEDAARQSGVALRHVEIAALELGLIPERYLRNFATLDCAGQARLLRGRVALVGLGGLGGHILEGLARMGVGQIRVADHDVFEATNLNRQLLATQAECGMPKAEAAVRRVAQVNPAVELDVWRDRLEGQDFARFYAGGDVAIDALGGVAFRPAAEAGAAAAGVPLIAASVAGWTAMVATALPGERGLAGMFFPHGQSAAIPAEDVLGCQPPALLVAAGLVLSEAVRLVLGQSPRLGGPHGRMAVVDLSTISLDRLSLQG; from the coding sequence ATGGATTCTGCCGACATGTTGCGCGCGGCGCTGGAACGGGCTGCCATCTCCGGTACTCTGCCAGACGGCAGCCCGGTGCGGATACTGCCGCACGGGACAGTGGAAGATGCCGCCCGCCAATCGGGTGTAGCCCTGCGCCATGTCGAAATCGCGGCGTTGGAACTGGGGCTGATTCCGGAGCGCTACCTGCGCAACTTCGCCACGCTGGACTGCGCGGGCCAGGCCCGGCTGCTGCGCGGCCGCGTGGCTCTGGTGGGGCTGGGCGGCCTTGGCGGGCACATTCTGGAGGGGCTGGCCCGGATGGGCGTCGGGCAGATCCGGGTGGCCGACCACGACGTGTTCGAGGCAACCAACCTGAACCGCCAGTTGCTGGCCACCCAAGCGGAATGCGGCATGCCCAAGGCAGAGGCCGCCGTGCGCCGTGTGGCGCAGGTGAATCCGGCGGTGGAACTGGACGTGTGGCGCGACCGGCTGGAAGGGCAGGACTTCGCGCGGTTTTACGCGGGGGGGGATGTGGCCATTGACGCGCTGGGCGGCGTGGCGTTTCGCCCGGCGGCAGAGGCCGGGGCCGCCGCCGCAGGTGTGCCGCTGATCGCCGCCAGCGTGGCCGGGTGGACGGCCATGGTGGCCACGGCCCTGCCCGGCGAACGCGGGCTGGCCGGAATGTTCTTTCCGCACGGGCAGTCGGCGGCAATTCCGGCAGAAGACGTGCTGGGCTGTCAGCCCCCGGCCCTGCTGGTGGCGGCGGGCCTGGTGCTGTCCGAAGCGGTGCGGCTGGTGTTGGGCCAATCCCCGCGCCTGGGCGGCCCCCATGGCCGGATGGCCGTGGTGGACCTGTCGACGATCAGTCTTGATAGGCTGTCGCTGCAAGGGTAG